In Microbacterium profundi, the DNA window ACTGAACTGGCCCTTGCTCTAGGCCAAGCACCATGCAGCCCGCCCATCACATCGATCCTGTGAATCGCCCCGGGTCTCGTGGAGGGTCTGAAATCCCGAGAGGATGAGACCTATGCCAGCTTTGAGGAAGTATCCGCCGGAGTTGCGGGAGCGAGCGATGCGGCTCGTGCAGGAAGCGCGGAAGGAGGATCCGGAGTTGTCTGTGAATCAGGCGGTGATCCGGATCGGACAGCGCGTCGGGGTGAATCCGGACACGTTGCGCGGTTGGGTTAAGCAGGCTCAGATCGACGCGGGAGAGCGTCCTGGAACGACGACTGACGATGCGTCGAGGATCAAGCATCTCGAGGCGGAAGTGCGTGAGCTCAAGCGCGCGAACGAGATGGCGGATTCAACCGGTGGTCGCAACGAGTTCCGTGAACTTCTCCGATGGTGTCAGATAGCCGAGCGTCTTGCGAGGACGCCCGTTGAGCGAGTCCTGAATAGCGGTCAGCTCGGTGCGGCTGACCACGCTCAGATCGGTGCTCTTCGGCAGGTACTGGCGTAGCAGTCCGTTGGTGTTCTCGTTGCTGCCGCGTTGCCAGGGCGAGTGCGGGTCGCAGAAGTAGATCGGGATCCCTGTCTTCAACGTGAACTCGGCGTGCTTGGCCATCTCCGCGCCTTGGTCCCACGTGATCGTCCGCGCCAGCGAAGCCGGCAACTCGGTAATCGCCTCACGCATCGCCGCCTCCACCTGTGCGGCACTCTTCCCGTCCGGCAGATGCAGCAGCAACATGAGCCGTGTGGTGCGTTCGACGAGGGTCCCGACGGCGCTGCGGCTGTTCTCACCGAGGATGAGGTCTCCCTCCCAATGGCCAGGCACGGCGCGGTCTTCGACCTCGGCGGGGCGCTCGCTGATCATCACCATGCCGGGCAGCCGGCCACGCCCATCAGTTGCCGTTCGGGATTTCCGAGCGGCGCGTCCTGACCTCAGGCAGCGGGCGAGTTCGCGACGCAACTGCCCGCGTCCCTGCACGAACAGGGACTGGTAGATGGTTTCGTGACTCACGTGCATCTCCGGGTCGTCGGGATGCTCTAACCGTAGGCGGGCGGCGATCTCCTGCGGTGACCATAGCTTCTCCAACTCCGCGGTCACGGCCTGGAGTAGCCGGCCGCCGTCGAGCTTGAATGGCTTCGGCCTGCGCGCCTGCTCACGCGCGTCTTCATGCGCCCGCCACGCCGAGTACCCGTCGCGTCCGCCGCCGCGCTTGACCTCGCGGCTGACGGTCGAGACCGCCCGCCCGAGACTGCGCGCGATCGCGGTGAGCGTGTCACCGCGGGCAAGCCCTACGAGTATTTGCTCGCGGTCGAGGACCGTCAGATGCCCCTTCCGCGGCTCCCACCCGAACGGCTTCGCATCGAGGTGACGCCCCTCGCGGGCCATCTTCCCGACCATCGGCGCCGTGCAGCCGACTTCGCGGGCGATGTCGATGAGACGCCACCCCTTCGAGTGGAGACGGATAGCGAGCTGCTTCTGCTCGCGACTGAGATGACCATGCTTGCCCTGCAACCGATGCCTCCCGAGATCAGCGTCTGCTTCATCTCACAGCACCCATTGCGCTGACCGGTTGAATCCGCCGATCCTGCTGGCGGCGTCGAGTTTCTTCGCGCGGGAGCTCGACCCGCGACTGCCGTGGTAGTTCAGTTCATCGACGATCATCGTGACCGGTTCGGAGTCGA includes these proteins:
- a CDS encoding IS30 family transposase gives rise to the protein MQGKHGHLSREQKQLAIRLHSKGWRLIDIAREVGCTAPMVGKMAREGRHLDAKPFGWEPRKGHLTVLDREQILVGLARGDTLTAIARSLGRAVSTVSREVKRGGGRDGYSAWRAHEDAREQARRPKPFKLDGGRLLQAVTAELEKLWSPQEIAARLRLEHPDDPEMHVSHETIYQSLFVQGRGQLRRELARCLRSGRAARKSRTATDGRGRLPGMVMISERPAEVEDRAVPGHWEGDLILGENSRSAVGTLVERTTRLMLLLHLPDGKSAAQVEAAMREAITELPASLARTITWDQGAEMAKHAEFTLKTGIPIYFCDPHSPWQRGSNENTNGLLRQYLPKSTDLSVVSRTELTAIQDSLNGRPRKTLGYLTPSEKFTELVATTG